From the Cryptomeria japonica chromosome 2, Sugi_1.0, whole genome shotgun sequence genome, one window contains:
- the LOC131065211 gene encoding pentatricopeptide repeat-containing protein At1g08070, chloroplastic-like, whose translation MYAKRRCKDEARELLGRMPQNLSWYVTIAGYAENGFVEKALETFKQMQSTGVSTLATVLTGCAEMGALEQVMRFICRSCDYPGYEQSGFVYKDL comes from the exons ATGTATGCAAAACGTAGATGCAAAGATGAGGCACGTGAACTACTTGGCCGAATGCCTCAAAATCTCTCATGGTATGTTACgattgcaggatatgcagaaaatgggtttgttgaaaaggctttagaaactttcaagcaaatgcaatctacAGGCGTATCAACCCTTGCCACCGTCCTCACTGGCTGTGccgaaatgggagctttggaacaggttaTGCGCTTCATATGTCGTAGTTGCGACTACCCAG GATATGAACAAAGTGGATTTGTTTACAAAGATTTATAA